The Salvia miltiorrhiza cultivar Shanhuang (shh) chromosome 1, IMPLAD_Smil_shh, whole genome shotgun sequence genome has a window encoding:
- the LOC131018079 gene encoding protein TUNICAMYCIN INDUCED 1-like, protein MELRFRSLNLATFFCLVLIGTLVLKSAALVTTQDSNPPYPKAISDLKEAIVKGLGFQAEEFKISGFDLRDAQVGKSVAYEFDVEIDNKVMPFKLLEDVNRWEYVDLPIFQTAHSVRPGEENGLVDSKKFDDNMPVLAPFQLAGPMELWIQDAKDMRISLPHEVDAGVLKKVVLADGAVVTVKGARSVSLRHPIELPLPFNRTSNNFASGLLTLAEWLRNAVQSQDGPLLSLRIVGPTSLTSPASSSSSSNNRLKLKRLAPGLVELSSVSKRKSMKASSTAIDLHGEATALLAPDRFSTLWPITSIDGYNSNLLGFEALLSSVLGPKASKEGSFKLLKADVSAQTVVKMGFVVEKKTGQGDGFDISGFPEWRTKPQSVRMHFEVLGKVEGNKVVPERVVQINPVMGEDTVAENVVTGNTSMSKVPVVYQPPTPFAL, encoded by the exons ATGGAGTTGAGGTTTCGATCATTAAATTTGGCGACATTCTTTTGTTTGGTTCTGATTGGAACTCTGGTTTTGAAGTCGGCCGCATTGGTTACCACTCAGGATTCCAATCCTCCATACCCGAAAGCAATTTCG GATTTGAAGGAGGCAATTGTGAAGGGATTAGGGTTCCAAGCTGAGGAATTTAAGATATCCGGGTTTGATTTGAGGGACGCCCAGGTTGGAAAATCGGTAGCTTATGAATTCGATGTGGAAATTGATAATAAAGTAATGCCTTTTAAGCTGTTGGAGGATGTGAATCGTTGGGAATACGTGGATTTGCCCATTTTCCAAACAGCGCATTCGGTTAGGCCGGGTGAGGAAAACGGATTAGTCGATTCGAAGAAATTTGATGATAATATGCCTGTTCTTGCCCCTTTCCAGCTGGCTGGTCCAATGGAGTTATGGATTCAGGATGCTAAGGATATGAGAATCTCATTACCT CATGAAGTGGATGCTGGTGTGCTGAAGAAAGTGGTTTTAGCAGATGGTGCTGTAGTCACTGTCAAGGGAGCCAGATCCGTTAGCTTGCGTCATCCAATTGAGCTACCACTTCCATTTAATCGAACCAGCAATAACTTTGCTTCAGGTCTTTTGACCCTGGCTGAGTGGCTACGCAACGCTGTCCAGTCCCAGGATGGCCCTCTTCTCTCCCTTCGCATTGTTGGACCGACCTCACTCACATCCCCTGCTTCTTCATCGTCTTCCTCTAACAACCGGCTCAAGTTAAAGCGCCTCGCTCCTGGTCTCGTGGAGCTATCCTCTGTATCAAAGAGGAAATCAATGAAAGCCAGCAGCACAGCCATTGATCTCCATGGAGAGGCCACTGCCCTTCTTGCGCCTGATCGCTTCAGCACATTGTGGCCTATCACATCCATAGATGGCTACAACTCCAACTTGCTCGGGTTCGAGGCTCTTCTGTCATCCGTGCTGGGTCCCAAAGCGAGTAAGGAGGGTTCATTCAAGCTTCTGAAGGCGGATGTTTCGGCTCAGACTGTTGTGAAGATGGGTTTTGTAGTTGAGAAGAAGACAGGACAAGGCGATGGATTTGATATCTCTGGTTTTCCGGAGTGGAGGACGAAACCGCAGTCTGTGAGGATGCATTTTGAGGTGCTGGGTAAGGTGGAGGGGAACAAGGTTGTGCCGGAGAGGGTGGTGCAGATCAATCCTGTGATGGGAGAGGATACTGTGGCGGAGAACGTGGTGACAGGCAACACGAGTATGTCGAAGGTTCCTGTAGTGTACCAGCCACCTACTCCATTTGCTCTGTGA